A part of Streptomyces sp. NBC_01235 genomic DNA contains:
- a CDS encoding SGNH/GDSL hydrolase family protein has translation MRKRNRHARAVLAGTTAAVLGLAGCDAAGGGDGPAASGTQGRQAKPSPSPTPVWDSSPDSVSAVGDSVTRGFDACTVLADCPEVSWATGSSTEVNSLAVRLLGAAKAATHSWNHASTGARMADLPAQMAQAAADRPQLVTVMAGANDACRDSTAAMTSVADFRAQFEDAMSTLRRALPKTQVYVASVPNLKRLWSQGRTNALGKQVWKLGICPSMLGDADALDSAATLRRETVQKRVEDYNSVLEEVCAKDVRCRFDGGAVYDFRFGTDQLSHWDWFHPSKDGQARLAEIAYSKVTAK, from the coding sequence ATGCGGAAGCGAAACCGGCACGCGCGGGCCGTGCTCGCGGGCACGACGGCGGCCGTGTTGGGCCTGGCCGGGTGTGACGCGGCGGGGGGCGGAGACGGCCCGGCGGCCTCGGGCACGCAGGGGCGGCAGGCGAAGCCGTCTCCTTCGCCGACCCCGGTGTGGGACTCCAGCCCGGACTCGGTCTCGGCGGTGGGCGACTCCGTCACGCGCGGCTTCGACGCGTGTACGGTCCTCGCGGACTGCCCCGAGGTGTCCTGGGCGACCGGCAGCAGCACCGAGGTGAACAGTCTCGCCGTGCGGCTGCTGGGCGCGGCGAAGGCGGCCACGCACAGCTGGAACCACGCGTCGACCGGGGCGCGGATGGCGGACCTGCCGGCCCAGATGGCACAGGCGGCGGCAGACCGGCCGCAGTTGGTGACCGTGATGGCGGGCGCGAACGACGCCTGCCGGGACTCGACGGCGGCGATGACGTCGGTGGCCGACTTCCGTGCGCAGTTCGAGGACGCGATGAGCACGCTGCGCCGCGCGCTGCCGAAGACTCAGGTGTACGTGGCGAGCGTGCCGAACCTGAAGCGGCTGTGGTCGCAGGGGCGGACGAACGCGCTGGGCAAGCAGGTGTGGAAGCTGGGCATATGCCCGTCGATGCTGGGCGACGCGGACGCGCTGGACTCGGCGGCGACCCTGCGGCGGGAGACCGTGCAGAAGCGGGTGGAGGACTACAACTCGGTGCTGGAGGAGGTCTGCGCGAAGGACGTGCGGTGCCGGTTCGACGGCGGCGCCGTCTACGACTTCCGGTTCGGCACCGATCAGTTGAGCCACTGGGACTGGTTCCACCCGAGCAAGGACGGGCAGGCGCGGCTCGCGGAGATCGCCTACAGCAAAGTGACCGCGAAGTGA